A region from the Bombyx mori chromosome 15, ASM3026992v2 genome encodes:
- the LOC101739411 gene encoding parafibromin: protein MADPLSLLRQYNVNKREIIERDNQIIFGEFSWPKNVKTNYLIWRSGKEGSVKEYYTLECLLFILKNIHLTHPVYVRQAAAANIPPVRRPDRKELLAYLNGETATCASIDKSAPLEIPTQVKRTLDNDGGESAAKKPRIEETHVQKVREQLAARLDAPKEASVTVDNIKSLSEAMSVEKIAAIKAKRLAKKRTTIKSNDYSDTLGVVGSDLRAILDYDVDLTKDIISRERQWRTRTTVLQSNGKMFAKSILAHLASIKAREEGRPGIPRAQPVILQQPTVLPAQQTQYNRYDQERFIRQKEETEGFKIDTMGTYHGMTLKSVTEGPSVPVAARAPQTPNHPRQMPQNGAVMPGTPGRRELLPVAAARLPAGGKRPSRTPIIIIPAAATSLISMFNVKDILQDLKFVTVEQKKTEGAVRENEVLLQRRKGQTGDQIPTNATTITVPYRVVDNPGRLSAAEWDRVVAVFVQGPAWQFKGWPWDGNPVQIFDNICAFHLKYDEMKLDANVARWAVTLLQLSRTKRHLDRAVLLGFWETLDKHMMKNKPHLRF, encoded by the exons ATGGCGGACCCACTCAGTTTACTTCGTCAGTATAACGTAAATAAAAGAGAAATAATTGAACGCGATAACCAAATAATATTCGGTGAATTCTCTTGGCCAAAAAATGTTAAGACAAACTATCTTATTTGGAG ATCTGGAAAGGAAGGCAGCGTTAAAGAGTATTACACCTTGGAATGCCTTCTTTTTATTCTCAAGAACATTCACCTGACTCATCCAGTATATGTCAGGCAGGCTGCT gcTGCAAATATACCACCTGTGCGTCGTCCAGATCGTAAAGAGCTATTAGCATATCTAAATGGAGAGACTGCTACTTGTGCCTCTATTGATAAAAGTGCACCCCTTGAAATTCCGACTCAA GTGAAACGCACACTTGATAATGATGGAGGAGAATCTGCTGCAAAAAAACCTCGAATTGAGGAAACTCATGTTCAGAAGGTCCGAGAACAACTGGCAGCCAGGCTTGATGCCCCTAAGGAAGCTTCAGTCACAGTGGACAATATCAA ATCCCTTTCTGAAGCTATGTCTGTAGAAAAAATTGCAGCAATCAAAGCAAAACGATTAGCTAAGAAAAGAACCACAATCAAAAGCAATGACTATTCTGATACATTGGGTGTAGTCGGTTCAGACTTAAGAGCCATTCTTGACTATGATGTGGATCTTACTAAAGATATCATCAGCCGAGAAAGGCAGTGGCGGACAAGAACAACAGTATTACAAAGTAATGGGAAA ATGTTTGCTAAAAGCATATTAGCTCATTTGGCGAGCATCAAAGCTAGAGAAGAAGGTAGACCTGGGATTCCGAGAGCACAACCTGTTATTTTGCAACAGCCTACTGTATTACCTGCACAACAGACACAGTATAACAGATACGATCAGGAAAGATTTATACGTCAAAAGGAAG AAACGGAAGGCTTCAAGATTGATACCATGGGTACCTATCATGGTATGACATTGAAATCAGTAACAGAAGGACCAAGTGTACCTGTAGCAGCTCGAGCCCCTCAAACGCCCAATCATCCAAGACAAATGCCAC aaaacGGTGCTGTTATGCCTGGCACGCCTGGTCGCAGGGAGCTGCTGCCGGTGGCCGCAGCCCGACTTCCCGCAGGAGGAAAGCGGCCCTCACGCACTCCCATCATTATCATTCCCGCCGCAGCTACGTCACTCATCTCTATGTTTAATGTTAAAGATATTCTTCAAGATCTCAA ATTTGTAACTgtagagcaaaaaaaaactgaggGAGCAGTTCGCGAGAATGAAGTACTTTTGCAAAGAAGAAAAGGTCAAACTGGCGATCAAATACCAACGAATGCCACTACAATAACG GTGCCATATCGAGTTGTAGACAATCCTGGAAGATTATCAGCAGCAGAATGGGACCGTGTTGTGGCGGTATTCGTGCAGGGACCTGCCTGGCAGTTTAAAGGATGGCCGTGGGACGGAAATCCAGTTCAAATCTTTGATAATA tCTGTGCCTTCCACTTAAAGTATGATGAGATGAAGCTAGACGCGAACGTGGCGCGTTGGGCGGTCACTCTTCTCCAATTGAGTCGGACGAAGCGGCATTTGGATCGCGCCGTGTTACTCGGATTCTGGGAAACTCTCGACAA acaTATGATGAAGAATAAACCACATCTTAGAttctaa